From one Agrobacterium fabrum str. C58 genomic stretch:
- the nac gene encoding nitrogen assimilation transcriptional regulator NAC: MDIRRLKSFIVIVDSGSITRAADILHLAQPALSQQLAALEEHFGQKLLIRSQQGVTMTDAGHAVYRHAQIILRQMEQAQVDAAAAGNSLAGRVSVGLVPFSSAATLSVDLLAETRKRHPGILIHLTESVGQTYSQMIMNGRLEMALIHGVGPMKGVRFEPVLSEEFYLVAHRNFAIEADLKPVPIGALDGLPMLLPPSYNFVRRAVDTAFTRSRINLKVVAEVEIVRTLARAVASGLGATIMPKAIADRIVSETGEPLVCRLLSPRIEETLSLCTSDQNSLSEPAFAVKDILVELTEKLKL, from the coding sequence ATGGATATCAGACGTCTCAAATCCTTCATCGTCATCGTGGACAGCGGCAGCATCACGCGTGCGGCCGATATTCTGCACCTTGCCCAGCCGGCGCTGAGCCAGCAGCTGGCCGCGCTCGAAGAGCATTTCGGCCAGAAACTGCTAATTCGCAGCCAGCAGGGCGTGACGATGACGGATGCTGGACATGCGGTTTACCGCCATGCGCAAATCATTCTGCGGCAGATGGAACAGGCGCAGGTCGATGCGGCAGCGGCGGGCAATTCGCTTGCGGGACGTGTTTCGGTCGGCCTGGTGCCTTTCAGCAGCGCCGCCACATTATCCGTCGATCTGCTGGCGGAGACGCGAAAACGGCATCCGGGCATTTTGATCCACCTGACGGAAAGTGTCGGACAGACCTACAGCCAGATGATCATGAACGGCCGTCTGGAAATGGCGTTGATTCACGGCGTCGGCCCGATGAAGGGCGTACGCTTTGAGCCTGTCCTAAGTGAAGAATTCTATCTTGTCGCCCATCGCAATTTCGCGATCGAAGCGGATCTGAAACCGGTGCCCATCGGCGCACTGGACGGGTTGCCGATGCTGTTGCCGCCGAGTTACAATTTCGTGCGCCGCGCGGTGGACACCGCATTTACGCGCAGCCGGATCAATCTCAAGGTTGTTGCAGAAGTCGAGATCGTCAGAACGCTGGCTCGTGCCGTCGCAAGCGGCCTTGGCGCCACCATCATGCCAAAGGCGATAGCCGACCGTATCGTCTCGGAAACGGGCGAACCGCTCGTCTGCCGGCTCCTGTCTCCGCGCATCGAAGAAACATTGTCCCTCTGCACATCCGATCAGAACTCCCTGTCTGAACCAGCTTTTGCGGTGAAGGACATTCTGGTGGAACTGACAGAGAAGCTGAAACTTTAG
- a CDS encoding SDR family oxidoreductase, which translates to MPFSDYKTALVTGASSGIGAAVVERLRRENIEVHAIARSADALKELADRTGCVAHVIDVTDRAAIADLASRVQFDILVNNAGVDRPKKFLEADEADIDLLVDVNLRAVLHICRLIVPGMVERDRGHVINISSIAGNYNFGGNSTYHAVKAGVAMLSNQLRIDAFGKRVRVTEICPGRVATDIFSHVHGNDPSVRERFIDGFELPKAEDIADAIGFAIAAPVAVNIGHMEITPTLQVMGGLQTAKPQTAAQEGTKKEQKP; encoded by the coding sequence ATGCCATTTTCCGATTACAAGACCGCATTGGTCACTGGCGCTTCGTCCGGTATCGGCGCTGCAGTCGTCGAGCGGCTGCGCCGCGAAAACATTGAAGTCCACGCCATCGCCCGCAGTGCCGATGCATTGAAGGAGCTGGCCGATCGGACTGGGTGTGTCGCGCATGTCATCGACGTAACCGATCGTGCTGCGATTGCCGACCTCGCAAGCCGGGTGCAGTTTGATATTCTGGTCAACAATGCCGGCGTGGATCGCCCGAAGAAATTTCTCGAGGCGGATGAAGCCGATATCGATCTTCTGGTCGACGTCAATCTGCGTGCCGTCCTCCACATCTGCCGGCTGATCGTTCCAGGCATGGTGGAGCGCGATCGCGGCCACGTCATCAATATCTCATCCATCGCCGGAAATTATAATTTCGGCGGCAATTCCACCTATCACGCCGTGAAGGCTGGCGTCGCCATGCTCTCGAACCAGCTTCGGATCGATGCATTCGGCAAGCGCGTGCGCGTGACGGAAATCTGTCCCGGCCGCGTGGCGACGGATATTTTCAGCCACGTTCACGGCAATGATCCGAGCGTGCGCGAGCGTTTCATCGACGGTTTCGAATTGCCGAAGGCGGAAGACATTGCCGATGCGATCGGTTTTGCCATTGCCGCGCCGGTTGCCGTCAATATTGGCCATATGGAAATCACCCCGACATTGCAGGTCATGGGCGGCCTTCAAACTGCCAAGCCCCAGACAGCAGCCCAGGAAGGCACAAAGAAGGAGCAGAAGCCGTGA
- a CDS encoding amino acid ABC transporter permease, whose product MSGFDLSAILSNQEYIAMLLHGIEMTFIIFIGSWSLAMSLALILLCIRFSPSRFGDRLVAAYVSYHRNVPTLVQLMLWYFGIFTLLPSGLTGWLTEHNAEAIFAVVGLGLCQAAYFSEDLRSGLRSVSPGQMEAAKALGHSYLSAMRFIIMPQGVRNALPPLINHSVSLFKNSSLALVIGASELTHAVKEIENLSFQTFEIYLVGTVLYLFFSLLIMGAGAYLSMRLDPAWRARA is encoded by the coding sequence GTGAGCGGCTTTGATCTTTCGGCTATCCTGAGCAATCAGGAATATATCGCGATGCTGCTGCACGGCATCGAGATGACCTTCATTATCTTCATCGGTTCGTGGTCGCTTGCCATGTCGCTCGCGCTCATCCTGCTCTGCATCCGCTTTTCGCCTTCCCGCTTCGGAGATCGGCTGGTCGCAGCCTATGTTTCCTATCATCGCAACGTGCCGACGCTGGTGCAGTTGATGCTATGGTACTTCGGCATCTTCACTCTGTTGCCTTCCGGCCTGACAGGCTGGCTGACGGAACATAACGCAGAAGCAATCTTCGCGGTGGTTGGCCTCGGCCTGTGTCAGGCGGCGTATTTCAGTGAGGATCTGCGTTCCGGTCTGCGCTCGGTCAGTCCGGGGCAGATGGAAGCGGCAAAGGCGCTGGGACACAGCTATCTCTCGGCGATGCGTTTCATCATCATGCCGCAGGGCGTGCGCAACGCGCTGCCTCCGCTCATCAATCACAGCGTCTCCCTGTTCAAGAACAGTAGTCTGGCGCTTGTCATCGGCGCGTCTGAATTGACCCATGCGGTCAAGGAAATCGAAAATCTGAGTTTCCAGACCTTCGAAATCTACCTCGTCGGCACGGTTCTCTATCTCTTCTTTTCGCTGTTGATCATGGGGGCCGGCGCCTATCTGTCCATGCGCCTTGATCCGGCCTGGAGGGCGCGCGCATGA
- a CDS encoding amino acid ABC transporter permease, which produces MIGDIVAILHDYWLLLLIGQYPNGPLGGLANTLILSALAIALAFPVSILMALARLSTWRVLRLPVTALVYVTRGVPLLMLILWTYFLIPLWTGADVPSFAIMLATLVVYQGAFLSEVVRAGIVALGVGQMDAAKALGHSYGSAMRFIILPQALYNMIPSMISTFVATIKDTTLGYVINVPDLTFAASQVNNQLLTQPFQVFLILAVVYYALCWSLTYLANAVERRIARRRAGLVSRPHQASLTQAKILTEQP; this is translated from the coding sequence ATGATCGGGGATATCGTCGCCATCCTGCACGATTACTGGCTGCTACTGCTGATCGGCCAATATCCGAACGGGCCTCTCGGCGGGCTCGCGAACACGCTCATTCTCTCGGCGCTCGCCATCGCTCTCGCTTTTCCGGTGAGTATCCTCATGGCGCTGGCGCGTTTGTCGACATGGCGCGTCCTGCGGTTGCCTGTGACGGCGTTGGTCTATGTCACGCGCGGCGTGCCGTTGCTGATGCTCATCCTGTGGACCTATTTTCTCATTCCGCTCTGGACCGGTGCCGATGTGCCAAGTTTCGCCATCATGCTGGCAACGCTTGTCGTCTATCAGGGCGCATTCCTGAGTGAAGTGGTAAGGGCCGGCATCGTTGCTCTCGGCGTCGGGCAGATGGATGCGGCAAAAGCGCTTGGTCATAGCTACGGCAGTGCGATGCGCTTCATCATCCTGCCGCAGGCGCTCTACAACATGATCCCGAGCATGATCTCGACCTTCGTGGCGACGATCAAGGACACGACGCTCGGTTATGTCATCAATGTGCCTGATCTGACCTTTGCAGCGAGCCAGGTAAACAACCAGCTTCTGACGCAGCCCTTCCAGGTATTTCTCATTCTTGCGGTGGTCTATTACGCCCTCTGCTGGAGCCTGACCTATCTCGCAAATGCCGTCGAACGCCGCATCGCCCGCCGCCGCGCCGGCTTGGTGAGCCGCCCGCATCAGGCATCCTTGACGCAGGCCAAAATCTTAACGGAGCAGCCATGA
- a CDS encoding amino acid ABC transporter ATP-binding protein: MTTTASVTPQQTIRISNVCKSYGDYQVLKNIDAEVARGEVVVICGPSGSGKSTLIRTVNRLEEINSGSITLDGRDIHAATRTRELNLLRSRIGFVFQSFNLFPHLSVVENVTISPIRVKGVSPDIAQQKALALLERVGLAEKAGAYPGQLSGGQQQRVAIARALAMEPPVMLFDEPTSALDPEMVGEVLAVMKGLAAEGMTMLCVTHEMGFAREVADRIWFIDAGEILERATPEEFFKTPRHPRAQRFLADLRH; encoded by the coding sequence ATGACCACGACCGCATCAGTGACGCCCCAGCAGACGATCCGCATCTCGAATGTCTGCAAGAGTTATGGTGACTATCAGGTTCTCAAGAACATCGACGCCGAAGTTGCGCGCGGTGAGGTGGTTGTCATCTGCGGCCCCTCCGGCTCGGGCAAATCGACACTGATCCGCACCGTCAATCGCCTGGAGGAAATCAATAGCGGTTCGATCACGCTCGATGGGCGGGACATTCACGCCGCCACGCGCACCAGGGAATTGAACCTTCTGCGCAGCCGCATCGGTTTCGTGTTCCAGAGTTTCAATCTGTTTCCGCATCTTTCCGTTGTCGAAAACGTCACGATTTCGCCAATCCGCGTAAAGGGTGTTTCGCCTGATATCGCGCAGCAAAAGGCACTCGCACTGCTTGAGCGTGTCGGTCTGGCAGAAAAGGCAGGCGCTTATCCCGGTCAATTGTCCGGCGGGCAACAGCAACGCGTGGCGATTGCGCGTGCGCTCGCCATGGAGCCGCCCGTCATGTTGTTCGATGAGCCCACCAGCGCGCTCGATCCGGAAATGGTGGGCGAAGTGCTGGCCGTGATGAAAGGCCTGGCGGCGGAAGGCATGACCATGCTGTGCGTCACCCATGAAATGGGGTTCGCGCGTGAAGTCGCGGACCGCATCTGGTTCATCGACGCCGGAGAAATACTCGAAAGAGCAACGCCGGAAGAATTCTTCAAGACACCCCGCCATCCCCGCGCGCAGCGGTTCCTCGCCGATCTGCGTCACTGA
- a CDS encoding ABC transporter substrate-binding protein: MNWKCLTLTAAVLGVAAASPAMADQLDTITANKVLRCATFADVVPFAAPDPKTREMAGFDVDLCKAIAKELGVKAEIKPVSVEARVPEVKLGRVDITVANLAYTQSRAEQIQFSDPYYLAKEMLIVPVEDAGKKKSDYEGQRVASTKGSTSEMSIKLNKSEPLTFQDTASAYLAVQQGKARGMVANTMTTTKFVKESKTKGKPMRMIEEPMLYQPIGIGMAKDNPALTAKINEILRKLDADGEINTIWNKWLGPDTEYKMTRTDKVVPLSELKFDPIP, from the coding sequence ATGAACTGGAAATGCCTTACACTTACCGCCGCAGTTCTGGGCGTCGCAGCCGCGTCGCCCGCTATGGCGGACCAACTCGATACGATCACGGCGAACAAGGTGCTGCGCTGCGCGACCTTCGCCGATGTTGTTCCCTTTGCCGCGCCGGATCCGAAAACCCGCGAGATGGCCGGTTTTGATGTCGATCTCTGCAAGGCCATCGCGAAGGAACTCGGGGTCAAGGCGGAGATCAAGCCCGTATCGGTCGAGGCCCGCGTTCCCGAAGTGAAGCTCGGCCGCGTCGATATCACGGTTGCCAATCTTGCCTACACACAAAGCCGCGCCGAGCAGATCCAGTTCAGCGACCCCTATTATCTCGCCAAGGAAATGCTGATCGTTCCGGTCGAGGATGCCGGCAAGAAGAAGTCCGACTATGAAGGCCAGCGTGTCGCTTCGACCAAGGGCTCGACCTCGGAAATGTCGATCAAGCTCAACAAGTCGGAGCCCTTGACCTTCCAGGATACGGCGTCCGCCTATCTTGCCGTTCAGCAGGGCAAGGCGCGCGGCATGGTGGCCAACACCATGACGACCACGAAATTCGTCAAGGAATCCAAGACCAAGGGCAAGCCGATGCGGATGATCGAAGAGCCAATGCTCTATCAGCCGATCGGCATCGGCATGGCGAAGGACAATCCGGCCCTGACCGCGAAGATCAACGAAATTCTCCGCAAGCTTGATGCCGATGGCGAGATCAACACGATCTGGAACAAGTGGCTCGGCCCTGACACGGAATACAAAATGACCCGCACCGACAAGGTCGTCCCGCTTTCCGAGCTGAAGTTCGACCCCATCCCCTGA
- a CDS encoding 4-carboxy-4-hydroxy-2-oxoadipate aldolase/oxaloacetate decarboxylase encodes MIHIKDIAERPSRADIEALAKFSPATIHEAQGRRGALSSRLKPVDYRMKLCGPAFTVRCAPRDNIMLQLAINYAKPGDIIVVSAGEYEEAGSFGDVLANACLAKGIGGLVTDTGVRDTLQLRDLGFPVFSLSVCIKGTVKETIAAVNDSIIVGGETINPGDIVVGDADGLVVVRRAEAQEAARLSQAREDAEAGFIEAYKQGKSVIEVSNLEPVLKAKGLVVDI; translated from the coding sequence ATGATCCACATCAAAGATATAGCAGAACGGCCAAGCAGGGCGGACATCGAAGCGCTTGCGAAGTTTTCGCCCGCCACCATCCATGAGGCGCAGGGCCGAAGAGGCGCATTGTCCTCCCGCCTCAAGCCGGTCGATTACCGGATGAAGCTGTGCGGCCCGGCTTTCACCGTCAGATGCGCACCCCGTGACAACATCATGCTGCAGCTTGCGATCAATTACGCCAAGCCCGGCGATATCATTGTCGTTTCGGCCGGCGAATACGAGGAAGCGGGCTCGTTCGGTGACGTTCTGGCCAATGCCTGCCTTGCAAAAGGTATTGGTGGTTTGGTGACGGACACAGGCGTGCGCGACACGCTGCAACTGCGAGACCTCGGTTTCCCTGTGTTTTCCCTCAGTGTCTGCATCAAAGGGACCGTCAAGGAAACCATTGCAGCAGTGAACGACAGCATTATCGTTGGCGGCGAGACCATCAATCCGGGCGATATTGTCGTTGGCGATGCCGATGGTCTGGTTGTGGTGCGTCGCGCCGAGGCACAGGAAGCCGCACGGCTGTCGCAAGCCCGTGAGGACGCCGAGGCGGGTTTCATAGAAGCTTACAAACAGGGTAAATCGGTGATCGAGGTCAGCAATCTGGAGCCTGTGCTGAAGGCGAAGGGGCTGGTTGTCGATATCTGA
- a CDS encoding type 1 glutamine amidotransferase domain-containing protein, giving the protein MKPIRTFALALALGTSAFSAQAANVLVVLSDSDRLHLKDGKVFETGFYLNELMQPVKVLLDAGHDVTFATPKGSAPTLDKSSVDKMHFGGDVAAMEESSALLEKLNLTSREKSPVVSLARVEQIGYDHFDAVYVPGGHAPMQDLLVSPELGKLLTDFHTKGKTTALACHGPIALLSTLPDATAFTATLETGGSTKAEGWIYAGYKMTVISNEEEGIAEGLLNGGEMKFYPQTTLEAAGGDFISNQTPFTSHIVTDRELITGQNPASAPAVAEELLKRLK; this is encoded by the coding sequence ATGAAACCCATCCGCACTTTCGCCCTCGCCCTTGCTCTTGGAACAAGCGCATTCAGCGCACAGGCGGCCAATGTCCTGGTCGTCCTCTCGGATTCCGATCGCCTACACCTAAAAGACGGCAAGGTTTTCGAGACCGGCTTTTATCTCAACGAGTTGATGCAGCCGGTAAAGGTACTACTGGACGCCGGTCACGACGTCACCTTCGCCACGCCGAAGGGTAGCGCCCCTACACTCGATAAATCCTCGGTGGACAAGATGCATTTCGGCGGCGACGTTGCTGCCATGGAAGAAAGCAGCGCGCTGCTCGAAAAGCTCAACCTGACTTCGCGGGAAAAGTCGCCGGTCGTCAGCCTCGCACGTGTCGAGCAGATCGGTTACGATCATTTCGATGCCGTTTATGTACCCGGAGGTCATGCACCGATGCAGGACCTCCTCGTCAGTCCGGAACTGGGCAAGCTCCTGACCGACTTTCACACCAAGGGCAAGACCACGGCACTTGCCTGCCATGGACCGATCGCCCTGCTGTCCACCCTGCCCGATGCGACGGCCTTCACCGCGACACTGGAGACAGGCGGTTCCACCAAGGCCGAAGGCTGGATTTATGCCGGCTACAAGATGACCGTCATCAGCAATGAGGAAGAGGGAATCGCCGAAGGTCTGCTCAATGGCGGCGAAATGAAATTCTACCCGCAGACGACGCTGGAAGCGGCAGGGGGTGACTTCATCAGCAACCAGACGCCGTTCACGTCCCATATCGTGACCGACCGCGAACTGATCACTGGCCAGAACCCCGCCTCCGCCCCGGCCGTGGCTGAAGAGCTGCTGAAGCGCCTGAAATAA
- a CDS encoding type 1 glutamine amidotransferase domain-containing protein: MTNATQPIKPVLFVLTSHGTKGETGEPTGFYLGEVTHPLAVLDAAGIAVEFASIDGGKPPVDGLDLNDPTNARYWNSEGFRGAIRNTSRLADLDPKNYAAIFFAGGHGAMWDFPTSPAVNDFTRSIYEAGGVVAAVCHGPAALVNVTLSDGAHLVAGKNVAAFTDDEERAVKLDRIVPFLLASTLTMRGAHHYPAADWTAKVVVDGRLVTGQNPQSATGVGEALRDLLTA; encoded by the coding sequence ATGACAAACGCAACTCAGCCTATCAAACCGGTTCTTTTCGTCCTGACCAGCCATGGCACCAAGGGCGAAACGGGCGAGCCCACCGGCTTTTACCTCGGTGAGGTTACCCACCCTCTTGCCGTCCTCGACGCCGCCGGCATCGCGGTCGAATTCGCTTCTATCGATGGCGGCAAGCCGCCGGTCGATGGCCTCGACCTCAACGACCCCACCAATGCGCGCTACTGGAACAGCGAGGGTTTCCGCGGCGCCATCCGCAACACCTCACGCCTTGCCGATCTTGACCCGAAAAACTACGCGGCGATCTTTTTCGCCGGCGGACACGGCGCAATGTGGGACTTTCCGACAAGCCCGGCGGTCAACGACTTCACCCGCAGCATTTACGAGGCGGGTGGCGTTGTCGCTGCGGTTTGCCACGGCCCTGCCGCCCTGGTGAATGTCACGTTGAGCGACGGTGCCCATCTCGTTGCCGGTAAGAATGTCGCCGCCTTCACCGATGACGAGGAACGCGCCGTCAAGCTGGACAGGATCGTTCCTTTCCTGCTCGCCAGCACGCTCACCATGCGCGGCGCGCATCATTATCCGGCCGCCGATTGGACAGCCAAGGTCGTCGTCGACGGAAGGCTGGTCACGGGCCAGAACCCACAATCGGCGACCGGCGTCGGCGAAGCCTTGCGCGACCTCCTGACCGCCTGA
- a CDS encoding LysR family transcriptional regulator, translating into MGRRFDHLGDVEAFIIVAEKGSMTEAAVALATTASVLSRAITRLETRLGAQLMRRTTRRLNLTDEGRAYLEQARAAFSMIDDAERAIQGPTGASLTGHVRISVPTTYGHHRLPAMLERFMQAYPEVQIELSITNRNVDLVAEGYDLAIRLGPLPDSGLVARKLEDASLRLVAAPHYLERAGMPQDVEDLAEHQCLPFVMPSTGRCAPWLFHVDGRDLDWTPPGRIQVFDDVLGVVSLAESGLGICQIYDFIIRDRVKEGRLVEVLDHAQGRFRPFSLIFAPHRRLSAATRTLIDFLVEK; encoded by the coding sequence ATGGGGCGGCGGTTTGATCATCTCGGCGACGTGGAAGCATTCATCATCGTTGCCGAAAAAGGCTCGATGACCGAAGCAGCCGTTGCGCTTGCGACGACGGCATCGGTTCTCAGCAGGGCGATTACCCGCCTGGAAACCCGGCTTGGCGCGCAACTGATGCGGCGAACCACACGGCGCCTCAATCTGACGGATGAAGGCCGCGCTTATCTCGAACAGGCACGCGCGGCGTTTTCGATGATCGACGATGCGGAGCGGGCAATTCAGGGACCCACGGGAGCCTCGTTGACCGGCCATGTCCGCATCAGCGTGCCGACGACCTATGGCCACCACCGGCTGCCTGCCATGCTGGAACGTTTCATGCAGGCCTATCCCGAAGTCCAGATCGAATTGAGCATCACCAATCGCAATGTCGATCTGGTGGCGGAAGGTTATGATCTGGCGATCCGCCTCGGCCCCTTGCCCGATAGCGGGCTGGTGGCGCGCAAACTGGAAGACGCTTCGTTGCGTCTAGTGGCAGCCCCGCATTATCTCGAACGGGCGGGCATGCCGCAGGATGTCGAGGACCTGGCGGAACACCAGTGTCTGCCTTTCGTGATGCCGAGCACGGGGCGTTGTGCGCCATGGCTGTTTCATGTCGACGGCCGAGATCTGGACTGGACGCCACCAGGGCGTATCCAGGTGTTTGACGATGTGCTGGGTGTGGTGTCCCTGGCCGAAAGCGGTCTTGGCATCTGCCAGATCTATGACTTCATCATTCGTGACCGCGTCAAAGAGGGGCGGCTTGTCGAGGTGCTGGACCATGCGCAGGGACGCTTCCGGCCTTTTTCGCTGATCTTTGCCCCGCACCGCCGCCTGTCGGCCGCGACACGCACGCTCATCGACTTTCTCGTGGAGAAATAA
- a CDS encoding LysR substrate-binding domain-containing protein, with protein sequence MDNRTGEMEVFVSAAELQSFSAAGRRLKLSPSAVSKLVTRIEDRLGTRLLVRSTRMMTLTPEGEIYLARARRILADIADTEQIVAAGGKLVPRGLLRVNASVGFGERFLLPLIPAFLELYPEVQLDISLTDGIIGLIEERTDIAIRSGAMDDSSLKARKLLESRRVIIASPSYIKRHGMPQTPADLAAHNCFSFNFRRSLNEWPFRDPGSTEIYRLPVSGNSSVNSGMIMRRLCLAGSGLGRVGQFHVQPDIDAGTLVPVLEDYNPDDIEEIHAVFAGHEHLATRIRAFIDFLAEHVGKDRA encoded by the coding sequence ATGGACAATCGCACTGGCGAAATGGAAGTGTTTGTAAGCGCTGCGGAATTGCAGAGTTTTTCGGCAGCGGGACGACGCTTGAAGCTTTCGCCATCGGCCGTCAGCAAGCTCGTCACCCGCATCGAGGACCGCCTCGGCACCCGCCTGCTTGTCCGCTCCACCCGAATGATGACGCTGACGCCGGAGGGGGAAATCTACCTGGCACGGGCCCGGCGAATTCTGGCCGATATCGCCGACACGGAGCAGATCGTGGCGGCGGGTGGAAAACTGGTGCCGAGGGGATTGTTGCGGGTGAATGCTTCCGTTGGCTTCGGCGAAAGGTTTCTCCTTCCGCTCATACCGGCCTTTCTCGAACTCTATCCCGAAGTCCAGCTCGATATCTCGCTGACCGATGGCATCATCGGCCTGATCGAGGAGCGGACGGATATCGCCATCCGCTCCGGGGCCATGGATGACTCATCCCTGAAGGCGAGAAAACTGCTCGAGAGCCGGCGGGTCATTATCGCTTCACCCTCCTACATAAAACGGCATGGCATGCCGCAGACACCGGCCGATCTCGCCGCCCATAATTGCTTCAGTTTCAATTTCCGGCGCAGCCTCAATGAGTGGCCGTTTCGCGATCCGGGATCGACGGAAATCTACCGCCTGCCGGTATCCGGCAACAGTTCCGTCAACAGCGGCATGATCATGCGCCGGCTCTGCCTTGCTGGCAGTGGTCTCGGCCGGGTGGGCCAGTTCCATGTCCAGCCCGATATCGATGCCGGGACGCTCGTGCCCGTGCTGGAGGACTATAATCCCGACGATATCGAAGAAATCCATGCCGTCTTCGCCGGACATGAGCACCTTGCGACCCGCATCCGCGCGTTCATAGACTTCCTGGCAGAACACGTCGGCAAAGACCGGGCATAG
- a CDS encoding MFS transporter: MPLAIFALTIAAYAIGTTEFVIVGLLPTVANDLHITLPLAGLIVSVYALGVTFGAPILTALTGRIERKPLLLGLMALFIVGNTAAALSPSYEMLLVARVIAAFAHGVFFSVGATIAADLVPENRRASAIAMMFMGLTVAIVTGVPIGTYIGQIFGWRATFWAVGALGIVAFVAIAVLLPNTLKKAPPASIFDQVRVLGSGRLLIVFAMTALGYGGTFVAFTFLAPILQDVTGFSESSVSLILVLYGIAIAAGNIGGGKIANHNPVKALIGLFALQAIVLVIFSFTAVSPVLTLITLVALGFLSFANVPGLQLYVVQLAKEHRPGAVDVASALNIAAFNLGIALGAWLGGVVVESPMGLGATPWVGAILVAVALLLTIWSGALDRRAAPVLKAA; the protein is encoded by the coding sequence ATGCCCCTAGCCATCTTCGCCTTGACGATCGCGGCCTATGCGATCGGAACAACGGAGTTCGTCATTGTCGGCCTTCTGCCGACGGTGGCGAACGATCTCCACATCACCCTGCCGCTTGCCGGCCTCATCGTCAGTGTTTATGCGCTTGGCGTCACCTTCGGCGCGCCGATTCTGACCGCGCTCACCGGCAGGATTGAAAGAAAGCCGCTTCTGCTTGGCCTGATGGCCCTCTTCATCGTCGGCAACACGGCAGCGGCCCTTTCGCCCAGCTATGAGATGTTACTCGTCGCCCGCGTGATCGCCGCCTTTGCGCATGGTGTCTTCTTCTCTGTCGGCGCGACCATTGCCGCCGATCTCGTGCCGGAAAATCGCCGCGCCTCGGCGATCGCCATGATGTTCATGGGTCTGACCGTTGCCATTGTCACCGGCGTGCCGATCGGCACCTATATCGGTCAGATATTCGGCTGGCGTGCGACATTCTGGGCCGTTGGTGCGCTTGGTATCGTTGCCTTCGTTGCGATTGCGGTCCTGTTGCCGAACACGCTGAAAAAGGCTCCTCCGGCAAGCATTTTCGATCAGGTCCGCGTGCTTGGCTCCGGCCGTCTGCTGATCGTCTTCGCCATGACCGCACTTGGTTACGGCGGCACCTTCGTCGCCTTCACCTTTCTGGCGCCGATCTTGCAGGATGTCACCGGCTTTTCGGAATCCAGTGTCAGCCTGATCCTCGTGCTCTACGGCATCGCCATCGCCGCCGGCAATATCGGCGGCGGCAAGATCGCCAACCACAACCCGGTCAAGGCGTTGATCGGCCTCTTCGCCCTGCAGGCAATCGTTCTGGTGATCTTTTCCTTCACCGCGGTTTCACCGGTCTTGACCCTGATCACGCTTGTGGCCCTCGGCTTCCTGTCGTTCGCCAACGTTCCCGGCCTGCAACTTTATGTCGTGCAGCTTGCCAAGGAGCACCGCCCCGGTGCCGTCGATGTTGCCTCGGCGCTTAACATCGCGGCCTTCAATCTCGGCATCGCACTTGGTGCATGGCTCGGAGGCGTTGTGGTGGAATCGCCGATGGGTCTTGGCGCGACCCCCTGGGTTGGTGCGATCCTGGTCGCCGTCGCCTTGTTGCTGACCATCTGGAGCGGCGCACTCGACCGCCGTGCAGCCCCCGTGCTGAAAGCCGCGTGA